The segment TCCGTCCTCTGTTCAGGAGAGTTCACCATGACCCAGTACATTCCCACCCCCGCAGATAAGTTCACCTTCGGCCTCTGGACAGTCGGTAACGTGGGCCGCGATCCGTTTGGTGAGGCGACCCGCACACCGCTGAGCGCCCCCTACATCACGCAGAAACTCGCCGAACTCGGCGCCTACGGCATCAACTTGCACGACAACGACCTGGTGCCCATCGATGCCAGTGCTCAGGAACGGGATCAGTTGGTGCGTGACTTTCAGACCGCTCTGTCGGATCACGGGTTGGTGGTCCCGATGGCCACCACCAACCTGTTCTCCGATCCGGCTTTCAAAGACGGCGCGTTTACTTCTGCCGACGCGCGGGTTCGGGCCTACGCGCTGCAAAAAACCATGCTCAGCATGGATCTCGGGCATGAACTCGGCGCCACCACTTACGTCTTCTGGGGCGGCCGAGAAGGGACTGAGGTCGATGCCAGTGGCAAACTGCTCGACAGCCTGGCGTGGTTCCGCGACAGCCTGAACTTCCTGGCCCAGTACAGCCAGGCGCAGGGGTACGGTTACCGTTTTGCGCTTGAACCCAAGCCGAACGAACCTCGCGGCGATATCTTTTTCCCTACTGCTGGCAGCATGCTCGGCTTCATCCCGACCCTCGACCAGCCGGAACTGTTCGGCGTCAA is part of the Deinococcus sp. QL22 genome and harbors:
- the xylA gene encoding xylose isomerase; amino-acid sequence: MTQYIPTPADKFTFGLWTVGNVGRDPFGEATRTPLSAPYITQKLAELGAYGINLHDNDLVPIDASAQERDQLVRDFQTALSDHGLVVPMATTNLFSDPAFKDGAFTSADARVRAYALQKTMLSMDLGHELGATTYVFWGGREGTEVDASGKLLDSLAWFRDSLNFLAQYSQAQGYGYRFALEPKPNEPRGDIFFPTAGSMLGFIPTLDQPELFGVNPEFAHDTMAGLNFAHAVAQILDAGKLFHIDLNDQKMGRFDQDLRFGAENIKTAFMLVKLLEDSGYAGPKQFDAHALRTEDEAGVWAFARGCMRTYLILKEKARQFNEDSEIQAALSTYRVNDGGLEELSRGFSLEKAQALKAQTFDRAALGARGMGLEQLDQLTIDLLLGVR